The stretch of DNA AGATCTACAcagttctactatggtgcaggGTTCTAGCTTACTTAGTTGTAAGTGTTTTCCTTCTCATTTGTTTAATGAAGCATTTTGCCTAacattattacttttatttttacaacGATAAAAAGATGAGTGCTTAGATTCAATGATGACAGATAATTTCATTATTGTGTTCAACATAAAAATGCAGTCCTTAACCAACAATAATTGTAACGTCTATTATTAAAGCAATGCCATGATTTGACAAACAAGTTATACTTCCATGCATTTGTCTAATAGCTTTAGAATAGAAATGTGAAGAGACTTCTGTGGTCCCTTTATTTGATTTGTTCTTTTCCCTGTTAAGTTGTGCAAGTTATGTTTAATGCTTAATATAGTGCAACTAAGCCTTATCTGACTGGATGGAGTCGAAAATTAAGTTTAATGCTTAATATTTTGAGTATTTTaagaatcaaaatcaaaatcaaaatgaagTGTATTCAAGAACTTGCAAGAGAGTAAATTTGTAATATATTGCAACTTTCTGATTATTTTTTTGCTCCTATGTAATTCTTTACTGCAGGTTTGTCAAGCTCTTCGCGTAGTGACATTTTACTCTACACAGCTTCCTGGTCCAAATTACCATTGCCGCGAGGTATATCCAAATCACTATTAAAAGTTTGTCAGTTTTCTTTTATGCGTATGAGTTCATTCTTTCTTAAACAATCTTTTAAGTTTAAGAGTTTTTCTATTATGATACAGGGATCTCCTTCTGCTAGGCTACCTCCTCCAAAAGATGCAATAGAAATCATAACAATTAATTGTTAGTATAGTATTATTGCATTGAATTTGTTTAGCTTTAATGCCATCTCGcgattgttttgatttagttctGATTTGATTTTGTCACTGCGCAGTTCCTGATGGTTTGGTACATGGCTGTGGAGACTTGATATTTTCATCACACATGATCTTCACTCTTGTCTCGGTTATCACATATTACAGATATGGCACAAACAGGTACAACAAATTTCTATCAGATCGTGTTGTGTTATGTTATAAGTTTTGAATGATGACTTAATTGTGATTTTTGGGAACCTCCACAGGTTTATTAAGCAGCTAGGGTGGGTTCTTGCGGTAATCCAGAGTCTTTTGATCATTGCATCGCGCAAACATTACTCGGTCGATGTAGTTGTTGCCTGGTGAGGAGCCTTTTTCGACTTCTACCTGAACTGATTCTGATCCATGTCCTTCTTGTTAGTTAATGCTTTCTTGATTCCTTGCAGGTACACGGTTAATTTGGttgtattttttgttgagaAGAAATTGCCAGGTTAGTGCATTTGTACATAATAATTGTTAAAATAGTACATGTTTGTTGAACACTTACATTTTGGTAATCTAGTTCATTCATTTGTTTGtacattataaataaaaaaaatattgtgaaaTCTGTAAAGTAGTTGGAATAAGTAGAGAAAAAAATTGTGCTGTCTCTGGACACAAATATAGATACGGCGAGATATAAATCTATAAGgtagttaaaataaatacagagataaaaaaaaattatgctgTCTCTtgatacaaatataaaaatagcgAGATAGAAATATATAAGGTAGTTGAATTAAGTACATAGACAAAAAATTTTGTCCTGGCAAAAAGTGAGAACAGTATAGATGAAAATTTTTGTACTGTCAGCGTCTCATTATCTTCGTATTTGTGTTCTAATTACAAGATGTCTTActctcaaaacaaaatgaatttAGTGTTGGTCCTGAccaagttattattattattgttgcagAATTGCCAGATAGAATGGCCATGACCATGCTACCATTGAGCACCAAAGACAAAGATAGCTGGTCAAAAGAAGAGAGCCACAAGTTGAGCATGAGTGCTCTAGTAGACCCTTCATCAGATAGGGTAAGAATTAAGATGAAAGAATAATACTAACCAATCTGCTTTCTTGTTTATGATCGCGACATAATGCGCttgtttctctttctctcttggCTTTCTTCAGAATCAGAGGCTTAGATCTCCGGCAAACGGCAAGACCACCATAGAAGACGGCAATGCACTCCTCATTGCTGATTCTCAATGACCAAAGAGGTTGATCGTTGTTGGAAAAGCCACAACGTTCGGTtagattttttgttaaaatttgtgGAGTTGTTAAGTAGAGCCTTGGTTTTGTGTAAGCTTTTTCATTGTAATTAGAATGCGTTTAATTTGTTGCCATGTTGAAGCCCCCGATTCATTCATTTCTTTTATGAATTTTGTAAAGCTTCAACAGGGGCCACAGAAATTTTTTCTTGTCCATATTTTTGCCTCCATTTTATTATGTGCATAATGTGTTCCCACTAATCTTTTTTACTTAAACCATAATTGTGTTAGATGGTGATTGTGGGATGAAATAATAACGAGAATCACATGCAACGGCAATAATTGAATTCAAGACTAGGACAATTGAGAGAATTTGTTACTCTTAGCACAAGCATTTTATGAAGTTGAAGAGTGGTGAGAAAAGGTCATAATATAATGTTGAGTTTAGTAATTACCAAATAATAATGAAGACTTGAATAGTTTGTAAAACTGAAATGAAGAACGTGTgcaattttttcctttttgccCCCCAACCATTGAGGGTAAAAGTTAAGTTTATGTAGTTTTAACAATGCTAATCAATTCTTGATTTCGggatttttaattaatgtaaTGTAAACTAAATGTTATCAGgtttaaaaatagagaaaaaccAACCATTTTCTTAAACAAAGAAACTAAAGTTGTACCATAAAAGATGAGTTTTGTCATTTGTgtgataaaaatactaaaattctaattttttattaattttttaatgaaaattttaaattatcccACCTTTTTAAAAGAGACGGTGGTAAAattgaagttaaaaataaatggttagaataatttaaaaattttattgaaaatctaataaaaaattaagatttgcGTATTTTTAtcacacaaaaatttattttttatgggtacaatattaatttctttatttaatgaATACTTTTATCGTAAAATTCATAGACACATATGactgtttttccaaaaataaattacataaatttttgATAAGTTTGGATAGCCACACGCTTTGTTACCATCAAGATTATAAAATTTATCCTTAATcgtttttttattaagaaatgATGTAttctttattaataaataaatgttaactatatttattatattttaaatcaataatt from Arachis duranensis cultivar V14167 chromosome 4, aradu.V14167.gnm2.J7QH, whole genome shotgun sequence encodes:
- the LOC107484646 gene encoding phosphatidylinositol:ceramide inositolphosphotransferase 1, producing MKMSLYIGREASKLWKRASAEAVTEGILLADNWKYLLAGIFCQYLHGLAAHGVHYLHRPGPTLQDTGFFLLPELGLERAYVSETLFTFIFVSFILWTFHPFIFKNKKIYTVLLWCRVLAYLVVCQALRVVTFYSTQLPGPNYHCREGSPSARLPPPKDAIEIITINFPDGLVHGCGDLIFSSHMIFTLVSVITYYRYGTNRFIKQLGWVLAVIQSLLIIASRKHYSVDVVVAWYTVNLVVFFVEKKLPELPDRMAMTMLPLSTKDKDSWSKEESHKLSMSALVDPSSDRNQRLRSPANGKTTIEDGNALLIADSQ